The following nucleotide sequence is from Leishmania mexicana MHOM/GT/2001/U1103 complete genome, chromosome 24.
CGCATGCGATGCCCACGCACTCGCTTTCGGCCGCGAGGGCCGGCATTTTGTCACTCGGggcagccgcggccaccGTGGGAAAACCCTCCAGGCACTTCCCTATCAGCGCCGTCACGAGGTCGAGCCAACTGCACATGCGGGCGTACTGCTGGGCCGCCGGATTGCCTccgagcggtggcggccgcggagCGCCAAAGACGGCCTGTACATACCGCATTACATCACCCAATGGCGCATTCGCGCACTCCACCGTATCCGCCCACGGCAGCGAGATCTCCTCCATGAGCTGCTTCGCAAACTTCACGTGTGCGGCCTCGTCGTACTGAGCCAGCGTGTCTAGCGGAGCTAGGTACTTCTGCGTGGCGCGTGTCAACAGGACACACAGCGTCTTGCTCTCACTTGTGCGCCGCTTGCCGTTGCAACCGTCCAGCAAGTAGTCGAGGAAGGCATCAAGCGATACTTTGTGGTCCTTGGGCACGTTTTGGGTGGCACCAGGGTAGAGGCCGCCCCAATGCCGCATGAGAAGGATGTAGGCACCGATGCGCAGCCGGCCAGGCACGATGAGCATGGGTGCGAGTGGGAAGCTTCGGGTGAGCATTTGGCAGTACGCCTTTTGCTTCGTGTCAAGGTTGTTGCCGACCATCTGGAACAACGTCGTGGCGGAGAGGTGTTGCACACTCGTATTGTCgtcctccagctcggcgtAACTGCGGAACACGCCAGAGTTAACGAAGACCTCCATCAGCGCCAACAGGATGTCCTCGCTGCTCGATGTGGGGGGCAGGACCGGCAAATCCTCGACGAGCACCATCGCACTCAGCATGCACGGCGGCAGGGCGAGGCATGTTTCGATgaacgccgccgtcgcactGCGCTGCATGTCGTCTGAGAAGCTGGAGTCGAGCCACGGCATCGGCACGGCTGCCAAGCAGAAAGTCTCCTGCATGACGTAATAGGCGTACTTCACCGCCGGCGTCAGCGGTGCGTTAGCGATGCCGGAAATGCTGTAGTGGCTGATGTAGCGCGCCAAGTCCTTCAGAAacaccgcctgcgcctccacgctgccgcccttgTCGCtggccagcagctgcgcatgcAGGTGACAAAAGTGCTCGGTCTGTGGCAGGATGCTGAAGTACtctcgcagcgccgccaggcAGCCCTCCACGTCCTTCGCGCTGTAGATGGGACTGAGGGTGCTGAGGTCCCGGTGGTACAGCGGAATGAGGCAGGCGGCGAACACCATTGCGCGTATGGCAAACGGCACTTGCGTGTCGCCCGGCAAGTCCGGGTACCGCTCAATGacgctctgcagctgctccgcgcGGCTCACGAAATCGTCATCGTCGGAGTTGTCGCAGAGCAAGCGGAACGTGGACGCATTGGGGCGTAGCTCGGAGAGGTACCGCCGGCGCTCCTCTTTTGTCACCGCGTCCCCATCGTCAAGCACCCGCCGCAGGGCGGGAGGTGTGACGTTCGCCAGCGACCGCgtgtgctgctcctccgtgaTGTTGAAAACGCGCCGGTACACGTTGCCCAGCTCTTGCGCGTGCTTGTCTCGCTTCTGGGTGAGCAGCACACCGGTGGCCAGGAGCAGGCTCTCATAGGCGAAGATGGGCAAAATGTCAAGAAACGGCGCCAGAGGTGCGCTGTCGAGTACCTCGCAGAGCTGGATGTGCGGTGGGCGCGGGAAGCTGAGGGCGGCCGCtgtcgcctcctcgctcatcttgcgctgccgtgcggcggcgtcgaagaCCGGGCCAAACTGGGTCGCGATATTGGAGGAGATGGTGCCCGGGGTGGTGCCGCAGAGTGGGATCTGCATCTGCTCTATCCGCCGCGCCACGTCAGACACGTTGGGCTCCTCCTTGGCAGCCCCTGGGAGGCTCGCCAGAGGGGAAGCCTGCCGCGCACCTTGAATGGAGGAGGACAGCGGCTTCCACATAGACGTCAGAATCctgcttgtgctgctgcccttcgcGCCGGCGGGTTGCGTGCCTTGCCGTTTCGAAGCCGTGGAGGCGCGAGAATCGTTCGTCGTCGATGCAGAGTTGCTGGACCCCCGCCGCGCGCTATCAGGGGCAGCAGTGGTTCCCTCGACGTTGCCCAAACCCTTTAAGGCCCCTATGAGGTAGCCCAAAAGCCCCTTGTTGGCctcctgcgctgcgctgTTGTTAGCGCCCGTGGGTGGCTGCACagggtgcggcggcgactgcTCGGATGCCGCCAGTTTTGGGGtaccgctgtcgccgcgctTATCGGGCGAAGGGGAGCTGTCGTCTTTCGCCGCTATAGGCGGTGAGGGGCTGTTGTCATCCATGGCAGAATACGGCCCGCGTTTGACATTCGATATATCCGGCGTAGACTCTTTGTTCGCTGGCAGCTCTGAAGGGGAGCTCGAGTGCTTGCTGTGGCTCGTCGTTGCTGTGCTTTTGGGTCGCtgaacgccgccgccgctgctgccgatgaCGGTGAAGCATTTCGTCAAGTCGAGCTCGAACTTTGGCACCTTCTTTCCCTTGGCatgctgcgctgctctctCGGCCTCGGCGTAGAGGGCAGTGGGACTCGGGCAGCTTGTGAGGTCGACGCGCTCCAGCGATGCACAGCCGTCTGGTAGCTTGAGGCTCACGTTTGGCGGAGGGTGTCGCAGCGCATACAGCAGTAGCTCATCGCGCTCTGCCTGCACGCTCTTCATTCTGGTATAGTGGGAGTGAaagaggcgtgcgtgtgttttgCGGAGTCGAGGGAGAAGTCGGTTGTATATAATGGGAGACGGAGCGGAGCGctgatgtgcgtgcgtgcgcgcgggaAGCTCAGCCGAGTATCAGACGCACGTaaaaggaaagaaagaaCGGCAGGTGTTGACGAGCAAGGTACGCACCGTGGCACCGAGAAGACGTTTTGCTAGTTCGAATATGAAGGAGACAGAGAGCGCATGAGAGGTATGCCGTGGACGCTCAAGAGCAAGAGATGGTTAGCAGTGATACACACGTAAGTGCAAGCGGGAGAACAAACATATACCGCACCTACGTGCGTGCCATTCGAGAAATTTCGAAAGGTTATGGATGTGTGCAGGCCTGTCGATGTCCCCCctccgtctgtgtgtgcgtgtgcgtgcaagggtggggtgggggcccCGATGTGGAAGAGTAGAGATACAAGAAGTGGAAAAACGGAGCACAAAAGCGAAGCGATGGACTAAAGAAGAGCGACCAGGCGTGTAtaaagggagggggagggggagaggtgcaACTCTCTCACATACACCCGCAAGCACAGCTTGCGTAGAGCACAAAACTCCGCAGGGatccgaaaaaaaaagtaagGGAGTGAAAGCGGGAGATAATAAAAAGAGAAACAGCTGTCGACAGCAACGATGCGGGCTTCGGCAACTGTGAGCGACAACCACCTGCAAGTACAGTTGCAGCCTTGTCCCTGCGTCTTCGTACGTGTACCTGCGCCGGTATTCAGCTCACCGCATCCAACCTCCTCCACGGTAGCGAGAAAAAGAGCAGGAGATGAAGCAAACGTGCAGCGGGCCGAGAGAGCGCCGTGGATGTCCCAGGcagcgaagagagaagaggcgcaAAGATGATGATGGCCAAACTGCTGTGgagtgtgtgggtggtggtggtggtggtgcgtcaTTGCGTAACACCAAGAAAggcaaggagagagggggagggagacagtATGCAGTActgcgagagagggagaggcacagagacagagggaggaTGTCcgctccacacacacacacacacacacacacgcacgcccacggACGCATGTGCACAGGAGGTGAGGCGAGAGAGGTAGACAGGAGGAGCGATATGCTGagcggaaggggagaggggcttACCCGTACAGAGACGAAGAGAAGACAAAAAGGCGAAAATAGACGTATGCCCGCATGTTGGCAGCACTCGAGCACCCAAAGGTCGGTGCGCTCTCAGGCCACGCGGGTGCCTTGACGGCGGAccagaggcggaggagaagcggcacacCATCACCCCTCTTCTTTCCGTACTTTTCGGTTTCACCTGCTTGCCGGCCAACTAGGGACGTGCATGCCAacacgtgctgcgcgcacCGCTGTGTACACACCACCGCAGATACATATACGCCCATGTAAAGCCCCGACACGTGaaccacacgcgcacacgcgatgggacacacgtgcgcacacagtGACGTTAGTTCATGGAAGGCATGCGCAGGGCATTGGCTTTCtgtggagagagggaggaggccgcTGCCAGCGCGCAGCCGTACTAGCGCGGTGGACATCCGTCAGTGGCCACCTACCCTCTCCCCTGTACCAAACGTCGTCGCACGCACCGTCGCATCAGTGGAGAATACACAAATCTCTAGGACCCAACAAACCACCGACTCAGTCACACACGCAACACGTAGCGGCAAGCACGCGTCTAAGCGCCTGGCGCTCCACCGTGGGTGGCCCGTACAGCGATGGTGAACTGCTCCCTGTCGTGCcagagctgcgcagcatgGTTGTTCAGCGGTGACTCGTTGTTTGGGTTGTTCAGTAGGTTCTGGATAGACAGCAAGATTGAGCTGACCGAGTAGACGGCCGACCACTTCTCCTTGAGGATGTCGAGGCAGATGGCCCCACGCGTGTCTACGTTCGGGTGGAAGCACGGCGTCGTGAAGGTGACGGTGGGCGCCTCGTAAGGGTAGTTGGGTGGAAAAACAAGCAGCAAGTTGTACTCGAGCTCCTCGTATGGCGTGCTCGGTACGCCCTTGACGCTGCCGATCCAGCGGAAGAGGTTGTCGTCCTCCGGGTAGGCGGAGATGCCCTCGGCATCGCTCATCATCACCTCTACGAGTTCCTTTTgcagccgcgctgctgccccgctgttgttgccgccgccgtgcatgGTGTTCGAGTACGTGAGTCAGTGCCGAAGACCAGAGAAGCGCGTTGCACCGACGCAAGCGCACAAGAGCAGGCACGCGGAATGTCCACAGTGGAGGAACAAGAATAGGAACAGCCGCAGGAATCTTCGATGGGGATGTGGGGGAGtgagcagcggtgcggggaGGATAGGCGGGAGAATGGGCAGAAGAAAACCAGTGCCGTGTGTACCACGTAACGCCTCTGCAAGGTGTCACCGAGACAACAACACAAAACAGcgacaaacacgcacacgcgagaAGGGGCTGAGGAGAGAAAGGCAAGGGCAATCCGCGAGTGATGAGGAGACGGCAGAGGCACGTAGCAACACATAATAAGAAGAGTGTCTGTGTCCGCGCTgtgggggaaggagaggaagcTTCCCACGCGTGGATGAGTGACTTTGTAACAGGAAAGgaaaggcggaggagcagggcGGATCTACAAGACAaccgaagagggagagaaagggaaagttgtgcgtgtgtggtggagTGCCTTCACGTGTACACGTTGGGGAAGCtgtgccgcacacacacacacacaggcagacacagacagacacgcaggCACCTTGGCTGAAAAGCTTTGCCGGGCGTGTCTGAAGCTGGAAAAGGAGTGGCAGTGACGAAGTGCTAGCTATGCTAAAAAGGTGGTGAGGCAGCAGTGCTAGAGATACCGATGCTGGTACGAGTGAGGCGCTTCGAGTTGATTAGCTGCTGTGTGTTGTGCTTCCTGGTAGGCATGGAAGGtaaggaagggagggagtgggggacgAGGGAGGGCCGACGAAAAGCAAGAAGGCGTCGGGATGTATCGCCGGCAGGGGCAGAGCTgcacggaggagaaggaTGGCCTTAGGATGCTGCTGTCCATCTAGGGAGTCATGTAGGCGCCATCGCAAGCCAGGGGCGGGGATGCGTAACGGGTGAGAAGCCGCACGCCATACACAGGACGGAGATAGCGAGCGAGCGCGAATAAGGTAGCGCGAAAACACGATGCACGTTGCGCTCTtgagcccccccccacagGCGCACAAACAGACCActacgagagagagagaacacaGGCTTCCTTTTGTTTGCTTCCTTCACGCCTCCGGagggcggtgcgtgtgtaccTCTGCTAATGACGGCCACACGCGCAACAGGGCAGACGTACGCACGCCCGTACCGAGAATAACGGAAAAACGCCGCGCAGCTACATGGTAGTGGCCAAGGGACGCAACAACAAGAATACATCGACCTCCTCTTGTCATCATCGCCGGCGCACGTCTCTGCGTGCGGCTCAAGAGTGCAGGAGGTGCGGAAGGACTTCACGAGTGTACCAGCCTGCATTGTCGCCGGTGACGGTGTCCGTCATGCCGTCACCCGCATCGCCTTCACTCGCCTTCCAGACGTCGAGGAAGTGTTGCATCACTTCGGTGCCAAGATACTGCTCAAAcggcttcagcagcagcacctcctgcgtCACACTGCGCCGCTCCACATCGCGGCGTGCGAGGACGCGGTTCACCCCGCCAGAGTCGCGATCAGCCTCCATCGATGGTGACCGCCACGAGGAGGGCCACTCGGCAGGGAGGAAGATGAGCCGCATGTGGCGGATTAGCACCGTCATGACAGACACCCGCATGGGGTCGATGGTGGAGTACACCTCCTCGAACGGTACAAAGACGCGCTTCACCGGTTCCGAgggcgctgctgtggacgCGCCCTTGACAGGGCTGTCACGCTGCGCGGCACACGACGAAATCCCGGAGAGGTGATCGGCGGCGCCACTCAGCTCGTCGAGATGCTGCAAACAGCGCTCCTGGACGAGCGGGTGGCTCCGAAACGGTCCAGTGAGCTCGATGATGGGTGGCTCAAAGGGATACCGGCTAGGGAAGTACACGTAGAAGGC
It contains:
- a CDS encoding putative ubiquitin-conjugating enzyme e2, which translates into the protein MHGGGNNSGAAARLQKELVEVMMSDAEGISAYPEDDNLFRWIGSVKGVPSTPYEELEYNLLLVFPPNYPYEAPTVTFTTPCFHPNVDTRGAICLDILKEKWSAVYSVSSILLSIQNLLNNPNNESPLNNHAAQLWHDREQFTIAVRATHGGAPGA